One window from the genome of Paramisgurnus dabryanus chromosome 22, PD_genome_1.1, whole genome shotgun sequence encodes:
- the tmem200ca gene encoding transmembrane protein 200C, protein MIATGGLLRISARRQDSLHAKNRAENKRKRKAKKKRKNEVVVVKGKLKLCSVSGVVAAFGLLVLLVGVSMAVLGYWPKENPLYSEPLIAKNTPRTYEGGEAEFLNVTINSKTSWHHLDKDTRSYNRSNGTAGFDPPQFGAFATFINKHLHSDKLKVFGPLIMGIGIFLFICANAVLHENRDKKTKIINLRDIYSTVIDIHSLRSKESAPINGFLNYRQSKETKSSPSYSAGPLSKSSWPSPGSGRHDVGSVIPTRRPSSTIQRVSSLERQSFTDTVYSIYRDQNRVDEPEPKRWETRTIVSTSVNAFTLPMMKVNNRGMADRRGSDKTGEAKRERLDAEAICRRLEDLVASRTVTKAKVETSQISAQDSVEVYRSSASLQGALRVVSLQGSQVQLLPPSSPSRRAAGSHVSLSALSDYSRSIDLGICPSTPTEPQAIRSRRLSCPRLEGLGCGGYTKLEGLGGESFESTDNAVFSCASSVEVLELQSDREEITPDDPDCSVVRQYTNKQKLLMVSQSDATLENMDSVEI, encoded by the coding sequence atgATTGCCACAGGAGGTCTACTGCGGATATCTGCCAGGAGACAGGACTCCCTTCACGCCAAAAACCGAGCAGAAAATAAACGCAAGAGGAAAGCAAAGAAAAAGAGGAAGAATGAAGTGGTTGTGGTTAAGGGCAAGCTGAAGTTATGCTCAGTATCTGGAGTGGTCGCTGCCTTTGGCCTACTGGTGCTGCTGGTTGGCGTTTCCATGGCTGTGTTGGGTTACTGGCCCAAAGAGAACCCGCTGTACTCAGAACCGCTGATAGCCAAGAACACACCGAGAACTTATGAAGGAGGAGAAGCAGAATTCCTCAACGTCACCATCAATAGTAAGACTTCTTGGCATCACCTAGACAAAGACACGAGAAGTTATAATCGCTCCAATGGGACCGCTGGGTTTGATCCGCCTCAGTTCGGAGCGTTCGccacatttataaataaacacttgCATTCAGACAAACTGAAAGTGTTTGGACCTTTGATTATGGGCATCGGAATCTTCCTGTTTATTTGCGCCAATGCCGTACTTCACGAAAACAGagacaaaaagacaaaaataattaaCCTCAGAGACATCTACTCCACGGTCATTGACATTCACAGTTTGCGGAGCAAGGAATCCGCCCCGATTAACGGTTTCCTAAACTACCGTCAATCGAAAGAGACCAAATCCAGCCCTTCGTACTCCGCCGGCCCTCTCAGCAAAAGTTCCTGGCCATCTCCGGGCTCGGGTAGACACGACGTGGGTAGCGTGATCCCGACGCGACGACCGTCGAGCACAATCCAACGGGTTTCATCTTTGGAAAGGCAGAGTTTTACAGACACGGTGTACAGCATCTACAGAGATCAAAACCGAGTCGACGAGCCCGAACCCAAGCGGTGGGAAACCAGAACCATCGTGTCGACGTCCGTCAACGCTTTCACTCTTCCCATGATGAAAGTCAACAATCGAGGAATGGCAGACAGAAGGGGGTCGGACAAAACCGGAGAGGCTAAAAGAGAGCGTTTGGATGCGGAGGCCATATGCAGACGTCTGGAGGATCTGGTGGCGTCTCGGACCGTCACAAAGGCCAAAGTGGAGACTTCACAGATCAGTGCGCAGGACTCGGTGGAGGTTTACAGGAGCAGTGCTAGTTTACAGGGAGCTCTTCGTGTCGTCTCCCTGCAGGGCTCACAGGTTCAGCTCTTGCCTCCGTCCTCACCGAGCCGCAGGGCCGCCGGATCTCACGTGTCTCTGAGCGCGCTCTCCGATTACTCCAGGTCTATCGATCTGGGGATCTGTCCGTCCACTCCGACGGAACCGCAGGCGATACGGTCGAGACGTCTCAGCTGTCCTCGACTGGAAGGGCTCGGCTGCGGAGGTTACACCAAACTGGAGGGTCTGGGAGGCGAGTCGTTCGAGTCCACAGATAACGCCGTGTTTAGTTGCGCGAGCTCTGTTGAGGTTTTAGAGCTTCAGTCTGACCGAGAGGAGATCACACCTGATGATCCGGATTGCAGTGTAGTCAGGCAATATACCAACAAACAAAAACTTCTAATGGTTTCTCAATCAGATGCAACTTTAGAGAATATGGACAGTGTGGAAATATAA